One Terriglobia bacterium DNA segment encodes these proteins:
- a CDS encoding MFS transporter encodes MSGPDIRDGKSSGPSARPAAEDHGQALQAVAVEETVAPQVAPAAIEMPRVLRALRNPDYRYFWLGNFLSNIGTWMQNVAQGWLVLELSNSAFWLGVVGFAASAPMLMFSLIGGVIADRVDRRSMMIRTQSAMMLFAFILAALSYAKVINVPEIVLLAFATGIAMSLNMPSYQALVPQLVPREDLTNAIGLNSAQFNLSRIIGPSIGGFVMAWLGVSTNFLLNGISFLALLLVLLRMRMPTPEFDDSSATMWQRLADGFRYVLDHRQMSALLSLVALASIFGIPYLMFMPYFARDILHVGPRGLGLLLAFSGFGSLGAATTVAYLGVTGVHRRGRLLVSSGSAFFIAVILFTFSRNFYLSSALLVVAGYSAILMVAIVNTLLQHLSAEEMRGRVMSIYTMAFLGFAPVGSLIAGSLAGAVTASYAIAGMCSVALIGTLALYFFRPELRELN; translated from the coding sequence GTGTCCGGCCCCGACATCCGAGATGGAAAATCCTCCGGCCCGTCCGCGCGCCCCGCCGCCGAGGACCACGGGCAGGCGCTCCAGGCGGTCGCGGTCGAAGAAACGGTCGCGCCGCAGGTCGCTCCCGCTGCCATCGAGATGCCGCGCGTCCTGCGCGCGTTGCGCAATCCCGACTACCGCTACTTCTGGCTCGGCAACTTCCTCTCGAATATCGGCACCTGGATGCAGAACGTCGCCCAGGGCTGGCTGGTGCTGGAACTTTCGAACTCGGCGTTCTGGCTGGGCGTGGTGGGATTCGCCGCGTCGGCCCCGATGCTGATGTTCTCGCTCATCGGCGGTGTCATCGCCGACCGCGTCGACCGCCGCAGCATGATGATCCGCACCCAGTCCGCCATGATGCTCTTCGCCTTCATCCTGGCCGCGCTGTCGTACGCGAAGGTCATCAACGTGCCGGAGATTGTACTGCTGGCCTTCGCCACCGGCATCGCCATGTCGCTGAACATGCCCAGCTATCAGGCGCTGGTGCCGCAGCTCGTGCCCCGCGAAGACCTGACCAATGCCATCGGCCTGAACTCGGCGCAGTTCAACTTGTCGCGCATCATCGGCCCCAGCATCGGCGGATTCGTGATGGCGTGGCTGGGGGTGAGCACCAATTTCCTGCTCAACGGGATCAGTTTTCTCGCATTGCTGCTGGTACTGCTGCGCATGCGCATGCCCACGCCGGAGTTTGACGACTCCAGCGCCACCATGTGGCAGCGCCTCGCCGACGGCTTCCGCTACGTGCTCGACCACCGCCAGATGTCGGCACTCCTCTCCCTCGTGGCGCTGGCCAGCATCTTCGGCATCCCCTACCTGATGTTCATGCCTTACTTCGCGCGCGACATCCTGCACGTCGGCCCGCGCGGACTGGGGCTGCTGCTGGCGTTCTCGGGCTTCGGATCGCTGGGCGCCGCCACCACGGTGGCGTACCTGGGGGTGACCGGCGTCCACCGCCGCGGACGCCTGCTCGTCTCCTCCGGTTCCGCTTTCTTCATCGCCGTGATCCTGTTCACCTTCTCCCGCAACTTCTATCTTTCTTCCGCTCTCCTGGTGGTCGCGGGATATTCCGCCATCCTCATGGTGGCCATCGTCAACACGCTGCTCCAGCACCTCTCGGCCGAGGAGATGCGCGGCCGCGTGATGAGCATCTACACCATGGCCTTTCTTGGATTTGCGCCGGTGGGAAGCCTGATCGCCGGTTCGCTCGCCGGCGCTGTGACTGCGTCCTACGCCATCGCCGGCATGTGCAGCGTGGCGCTGATCGGAACGCTTGCGCTTTACTTTTTCCGTCCGGAATTGCGCGAGCTGAACTAG